One segment of Thermococcus profundus DNA contains the following:
- a CDS encoding elongation factor EF-2 gives MGRREEMIAKIKELMTQPERIRNMGIAAHIDHGKTTLSDNLLAGAGMISEELAGKQLVLDFDEQEQARGITINAANVSMVHNYEGQDYLINLIDTPGHVDFGGDVTRAMRAIDGAIIVVDAVEGVMPQTETVLRQALREYVKPVLFINKVDRLIKELKLNPQQMQERFVKVITDVNRLIKRYAPPEFKKEWLVNVNDGSVAFGSAYYNWALSVPFMKKAGVSFKDIIDLTNAGDLKTLRKKAPLHVVVLDMVVKHLPNPLQAQKYRIPHLWRGDVESEVGQSMMKCDPKGKMVMVVTKIILDKHAGEVATGRVWSGTVKTGQEVYLINSKRKARIQQVGIYMGPERVNMEAVPAGNIVAVTGLRDAMAGETVSVEQVEPFEALHYASEPVVTVAIEAKNVKDLPKLVEALRQLAKEDPTLHVKIDEETGQHLLSGMGELHLEVKLHRLKTEWKLDVDVSPPIVVYRESVTKQSPIVEGKSPNKHNRFYITVEPLPDEIYEAIREGEIPEGRPKDPKAVAKKLAELGMDYEIAKGIVDVYNGNIFLDNTKGIQYLNEVMDLLVDGFHQAMDEGPLAKEPVMKVMVRLHDAKIHEDNVHRGPAQIYPAIRTAIHCAMMKANPVLYEPYQKVIINIPYEYMGPVSREINQRRGQLIDMRQEGEVMIIIAEAPVAEMFGFAGALRSATSGKALWSTEHAGFKRVPSELATNIIRQIRQRKGLDPNPPKEQDVCPQQ, from the coding sequence ATGGGAAGAAGGGAAGAGATGATTGCGAAGATTAAAGAGTTGATGACCCAGCCCGAGAGGATCAGGAACATGGGTATTGCCGCTCATATTGACCACGGTAAGACCACGCTGAGCGACAACCTGCTCGCCGGTGCCGGAATGATCAGCGAGGAGCTTGCCGGAAAGCAGCTCGTCCTCGACTTCGACGAGCAGGAGCAGGCGAGAGGAATTACCATCAACGCGGCCAACGTTTCGATGGTTCACAACTACGAAGGCCAGGACTACCTCATCAACCTCATCGACACCCCGGGTCACGTCGATTTCGGTGGTGACGTTACAAGGGCCATGCGTGCCATTGACGGTGCCATCATCGTCGTCGACGCCGTTGAGGGTGTCATGCCCCAGACCGAGACCGTTCTCAGGCAGGCCCTCAGGGAGTACGTTAAGCCGGTTCTCTTCATCAACAAGGTTGACCGCCTTATTAAGGAGCTCAAGCTCAACCCACAGCAGATGCAGGAGCGCTTCGTCAAGGTCATCACCGACGTTAACAGGCTCATAAAGAGGTACGCCCCGCCGGAGTTCAAGAAGGAGTGGCTGGTTAACGTCAACGACGGTAGCGTTGCCTTTGGTAGCGCTTACTACAACTGGGCCCTCAGCGTCCCGTTCATGAAGAAGGCGGGCGTTTCCTTCAAGGACATCATCGACCTCACCAACGCCGGCGACCTCAAGACCCTCAGGAAGAAGGCTCCGCTCCACGTCGTTGTCCTTGATATGGTCGTCAAGCACCTCCCGAACCCGCTCCAGGCCCAGAAGTACAGGATCCCGCACCTCTGGAGGGGCGACGTCGAGAGCGAGGTCGGCCAGAGCATGATGAAGTGCGACCCGAAGGGCAAGATGGTCATGGTCGTCACCAAGATCATCCTCGACAAGCACGCCGGTGAAGTAGCTACCGGACGTGTCTGGAGCGGAACAGTGAAGACCGGCCAGGAGGTCTACCTCATCAATAGCAAGAGGAAGGCGAGGATCCAGCAAGTCGGTATCTACATGGGGCCCGAGAGGGTCAACATGGAGGCCGTCCCGGCCGGCAACATCGTCGCCGTTACCGGTCTCCGCGATGCAATGGCCGGTGAGACAGTCTCCGTTGAGCAGGTTGAGCCCTTCGAGGCCCTCCACTACGCCAGCGAGCCGGTCGTTACCGTCGCCATCGAGGCCAAGAACGTTAAGGACCTTCCGAAGCTCGTTGAAGCTCTGAGACAGCTCGCCAAGGAGGACCCGACGCTCCACGTCAAGATCGACGAGGAGACCGGCCAGCACCTCCTCAGTGGTATGGGTGAGCTCCACCTCGAGGTCAAGCTCCACAGGCTCAAGACCGAATGGAAGCTCGACGTTGACGTCTCACCGCCGATCGTCGTCTACCGCGAGAGCGTCACCAAGCAGAGCCCGATCGTCGAAGGAAAATCCCCCAACAAGCACAACAGGTTCTACATCACCGTCGAACCGCTTCCGGACGAGATATACGAGGCCATCCGCGAGGGAGAGATCCCAGAGGGCAGGCCGAAGGACCCGAAGGCCGTCGCCAAGAAGCTGGCGGAACTCGGCATGGACTACGAAATTGCCAAGGGCATCGTCGACGTCTACAACGGCAACATCTTCCTCGACAACACCAAGGGTATCCAGTACCTCAACGAGGTTATGGATCTCCTCGTTGACGGTTTCCACCAGGCTATGGACGAGGGTCCGCTCGCCAAGGAGCCGGTCATGAAGGTGATGGTTCGCCTGCACGACGCGAAGATACACGAGGACAACGTCCACCGCGGTCCGGCCCAGATCTATCCTGCCATCAGGACCGCTATACACTGCGCCATGATGAAGGCCAACCCGGTCCTCTACGAGCCCTACCAGAAGGTCATCATCAACATCCCGTACGAGTACATGGGTCCGGTCAGCAGGGAGATCAACCAGAGGCGCGGCCAGCTCATCGACATGAGGCAGGAGGGCGAGGTCATGATCATCATCGCCGAGGCCCCAGTGGCGGAGATGTTCGGATTCGCCGGAGCCCTCAGGAGTGCCACCAGCGGAAAGGCCCTCTGGAGCACCGAGCACGCAGGATTCAAGAGGGTTCCGAGCGAGCTCGCGACCAACATCATCAGGCAGATCAGGCAGAGGAAGGGACTCGACCCGAACCCGCCGAAGGAGCAGGACGTCTGCCCGCAGCAGTGA
- a CDS encoding SDR family oxidoreductase has translation MLGINLSGKLAFTTASSKGIGFGVARVLAKAGADVILLSRSEENLKRAREKIRAESGVEVNYIVADLTKREDLERTVKELGDIGEPDVFFFSTGGPKPGYFMEMDMEEWEGAVKLLLYPAVYLTRALVPAMEKKGFGRIVYSTSVAIKEPIPNIALSNVVRISMAGLVRTLAKELGPKGITVNGIMPGIIRTDRMIQLARDRAEREGKTVEEALHEYAKPIPLGRLGEPEEIGYLVAFLASDLGSYINGAMIPVDGGRLNSVF, from the coding sequence GTGCTGGGCATAAACCTCTCCGGAAAGCTGGCCTTCACGACCGCCTCAAGCAAGGGCATAGGCTTTGGAGTTGCCAGGGTTCTGGCGAAGGCTGGAGCGGACGTGATACTCCTCTCGCGGAGCGAGGAGAACCTCAAGAGGGCAAGGGAGAAGATAAGGGCCGAGAGCGGCGTTGAGGTTAATTACATCGTTGCGGATTTAACAAAGAGGGAAGACCTTGAGAGAACTGTGAAAGAGCTTGGAGACATCGGCGAGCCGGACGTATTCTTCTTCTCCACCGGCGGACCCAAGCCGGGCTACTTCATGGAGATGGACATGGAGGAGTGGGAGGGGGCCGTTAAGCTGCTCCTCTATCCGGCGGTCTACCTAACGAGGGCGCTTGTTCCAGCAATGGAAAAGAAAGGCTTCGGCAGGATAGTTTACTCCACCAGTGTGGCCATAAAGGAGCCGATACCAAACATAGCGCTGAGCAACGTGGTCAGAATCTCAATGGCCGGTCTCGTGAGGACTTTAGCTAAAGAACTGGGGCCGAAGGGCATAACCGTGAACGGCATAATGCCCGGCATTATAAGGACCGACAGGATGATACAGCTGGCCAGGGATAGGGCGGAGAGGGAGGGAAAGACCGTTGAGGAGGCCCTTCATGAGTACGCGAAGCCGATACCGCTCGGAAGATTGGGAGAACCGGAGGAGATAGGCTACTTGGTGGCCTTCCTTGCGAGCGATCTCGGGAGCTACATAAACGGCGCTATGATCCCAGTAGACGGAGGAAGGCTTAACTCCGTGTTCTGA
- a CDS encoding GNAT family N-acetyltransferase, with product MGIEKVEKPLSLKDELVKFVFKVYRSTKGAYPALEWVENKPSPDDFDGFRKVYEPFLRFRLGEEFDELYVLRDEEGRIIGVVALVYNLGGKDVWWVPEDIKNERTGFIEFFMVHPEYKGKGYGSELLEFAVERLRELGKDAYVITFPELEAYSYYKRKGFVKVMDYREFVVMKRA from the coding sequence ATGGGGATTGAAAAAGTGGAGAAGCCGCTTTCCCTTAAGGATGAACTGGTGAAGTTCGTTTTCAAGGTCTACCGATCCACCAAAGGGGCCTATCCAGCACTTGAGTGGGTCGAGAACAAGCCCTCTCCCGATGATTTTGATGGATTCAGAAAAGTCTATGAGCCCTTCCTCCGCTTCCGGCTTGGGGAGGAGTTCGATGAACTGTACGTCTTGAGGGATGAGGAGGGGAGAATCATTGGGGTTGTGGCCCTCGTTTACAACCTCGGGGGCAAGGACGTCTGGTGGGTACCCGAGGATATAAAGAACGAGAGAACGGGCTTTATAGAATTCTTTATGGTTCATCCGGAGTATAAGGGGAAGGGCTACGGCTCGGAGCTTCTTGAGTTCGCGGTGGAGAGATTGAGGGAGCTTGGAAAGGACGCCTACGTGATAACCTTCCCCGAGCTTGAGGCTTATTCATACTATAAGAGAAAGGGCTTCGTCAAGGTCATGGACTACAGGGAATTCGTCGTGATGAAGAGGGCCTGA
- a CDS encoding peroxiredoxin encodes MNYLEIKVIDENGEEKPLKDFILGRWTVLYFYPKDNTPGCTTEAKEFTELIEEFEKLGVQVIGVSRDSPKSHRRFKEKHGLKVRLLSDPNAELHRALGAWGRKKSYGREYEGAIRSTFILNPEGEIVWKKINVRAKGHAAKVLEEVKKLIGNRE; translated from the coding sequence GTGAACTATCTAGAAATAAAAGTGATTGACGAGAACGGGGAGGAGAAACCCCTTAAGGACTTTATCCTTGGAAGATGGACCGTGCTGTACTTCTACCCCAAGGACAACACCCCCGGATGCACTACAGAGGCGAAAGAGTTCACAGAGCTGATCGAAGAGTTTGAGAAGCTCGGAGTCCAGGTTATCGGTGTTTCAAGGGATTCGCCCAAGAGCCACAGGCGCTTCAAGGAAAAGCACGGGCTCAAGGTCAGGCTCCTCAGCGATCCAAACGCAGAGCTCCACAGGGCGTTGGGGGCGTGGGGCAGGAAGAAGAGCTACGGGCGGGAGTATGAGGGTGCGATCAGGAGTACGTTCATCCTTAATCCTGAAGGAGAGATCGTCTGGAAGAAGATAAACGTCAGGGCGAAGGGACATGCCGCCAAAGTTCTAGAAGAGGTCAAAAAGCTAATAGGGAACAGGGAGTAA
- a CDS encoding ferritin-like domain-containing protein codes for MNELEALALALEVEKNELKFYLKLARKAKDERARKMFLFLANEEAEHWNLFEEKFVEELIEKCELPAVDRELAEKLVVEEPETLSEVDAVKVGMEQEKLTWEFYEKAAREAEHESVRRIFEELAKVEKAHYELLKAQYDAVMKTGIWMDYQDFSLEVD; via the coding sequence ATGAACGAGCTTGAAGCCCTAGCCCTGGCACTTGAAGTTGAGAAGAACGAGCTCAAGTTTTACCTGAAGCTCGCAAGAAAGGCCAAAGACGAGAGGGCTAGGAAGATGTTCCTCTTCCTGGCGAATGAGGAGGCCGAACACTGGAACCTCTTCGAGGAGAAGTTCGTCGAAGAGCTAATAGAGAAGTGTGAGCTTCCGGCCGTTGACAGGGAGCTTGCCGAAAAACTGGTCGTTGAAGAACCTGAGACCCTCAGCGAGGTCGATGCAGTGAAGGTCGGCATGGAGCAGGAAAAGCTCACCTGGGAGTTCTATGAGAAAGCTGCAAGAGAAGCTGAGCATGAGAGCGTTAGGAGGATTTTCGAGGAGCTAGCAAAGGTTGAGAAGGCCCACTACGAGCTCCTGAAGGCTCAGTACGACGCAGTGATGAAGACGGGCATATGGATGGACTACCAGGACTTCAGCCTCGAGGTGGACTGA
- a CDS encoding Fur family transcriptional regulator translates to MWKEEAVNALKKRGHKLTPQRLKLIEVLDEMGSEHPSMNSLLERIRDDFPTVSFSTLYSNLLTLRELGLVELFSIEGETRVEINTKPHINLITGESVVDVEDPEIIEALKKRLGKEVKLVNVLVKG, encoded by the coding sequence ATGTGGAAGGAAGAAGCTGTTAACGCGCTGAAGAAAAGGGGTCACAAACTAACGCCTCAGAGGCTCAAGCTGATAGAAGTTCTGGATGAAATGGGAAGCGAGCATCCGTCCATGAACAGCCTCCTTGAGCGGATAAGGGATGACTTCCCTACGGTTAGCTTTTCGACTCTTTACTCCAACCTGCTTACGCTCAGGGAGCTTGGACTCGTTGAACTGTTTTCAATAGAAGGGGAAACGAGGGTTGAGATCAACACAAAACCCCATATAAACCTCATCACCGGGGAGAGCGTCGTTGACGTTGAAGATCCGGAGATCATCGAGGCGCTGAAAAAGAGACTGGGAAAAGAGGTAAAGCTCGTCAACGTGCTTGTGAAAGGATGA
- the dps gene encoding DNA protection during starvation protein, translated as MSEHNRRLVKRAGIDVERLLDMLLRAAAAEFTTYYYYTVLRNHAAGLEGETIKEIVEDARLEDRNHFEALVPRIYELGGELPRDIADFSKMAWCRDAYLPEEPTVENILKVLLEAERCAVGVYTEICNYTFGKDPRTYDLALAILHEEIEHEAWFEELLTGKPSGHFRRSKPGESPYVSKFLR; from the coding sequence ATGTCAGAACACAACAGAAGGCTCGTCAAGAGAGCGGGCATAGATGTGGAGAGGCTCTTGGACATGCTTCTGAGAGCCGCCGCGGCGGAGTTTACAACCTACTACTATTACACCGTTTTGAGAAACCACGCGGCCGGTCTCGAAGGGGAGACCATAAAGGAGATCGTTGAGGACGCGCGCCTTGAGGACAGGAACCACTTTGAGGCTTTGGTGCCGAGGATATACGAACTTGGAGGAGAACTCCCGAGGGACATTGCTGACTTTTCAAAGATGGCGTGGTGCCGCGATGCTTACCTTCCGGAGGAGCCTACGGTTGAGAACATCCTGAAGGTTCTCCTCGAGGCTGAGCGCTGCGCTGTTGGTGTGTACACGGAGATATGCAACTACACCTTCGGCAAAGACCCAAGAACATACGACCTGGCTCTGGCGATCCTCCACGAGGAGATAGAGCATGAAGCCTGGTTTGAGGAGCTCCTCACCGGAAAGCCGAGCGGCCACTTCAGGAGGAGCAAGCCGGGGGAGAGCCCCTACGTCTCAAAGTTCCTGAGGTGA
- a CDS encoding ferritin family protein: protein MLAKYPFELPKDRPLTKTEIAQALRWAIEAELDAINIYEQLAEGIEDERVRHIFLDVANEEKEHFGEFLAALLEIDEELAEYLKHGFKEVEEETGIKVKL from the coding sequence ATGCTTGCCAAATACCCATTTGAACTCCCCAAGGATCGGCCCCTCACCAAGACGGAGATAGCGCAGGCCCTCCGCTGGGCGATTGAAGCTGAACTAGATGCCATAAACATCTACGAACAGCTGGCAGAGGGAATAGAGGACGAGAGGGTAAGGCACATCTTCCTGGATGTTGCCAACGAGGAGAAGGAGCACTTCGGAGAGTTCCTCGCGGCACTCCTTGAGATCGATGAAGAGCTTGCAGAGTACCTCAAACACGGCTTTAAGGAAGTCGAAGAGGAAACGGGTATAAAGGTCAAACTCTGA
- a CDS encoding ferritin family protein, translated as MSMSEPLVKHAYETEKKAASSYTDGLKLIRGQGLRYTKVEEIVGRIAVDTVIHKHLMEAILDAQKELEKLAGEGPIEEVKDVELSPEQRALVKRFAEMHLEIEKDMIETYQKMAEKMTHPLFKGIAEALVKNEQEHHRLLAELIAKYKE; from the coding sequence ATGTCCATGTCTGAACCACTTGTTAAGCATGCATATGAGACGGAGAAGAAAGCCGCCTCCAGCTATACCGACGGGTTGAAGCTCATACGAGGGCAGGGGCTTAGATACACCAAGGTCGAGGAGATAGTCGGGAGGATAGCCGTTGACACGGTTATACACAAGCATCTCATGGAGGCTATCCTCGACGCCCAGAAGGAGCTTGAGAAGCTCGCCGGTGAGGGGCCCATTGAGGAGGTAAAGGATGTTGAGCTCTCTCCAGAACAGAGGGCCTTGGTGAAGCGCTTCGCCGAGATGCACCTTGAGATTGAGAAGGACATGATAGAGACCTACCAGAAGATGGCCGAGAAGATGACTCACCCACTCTTCAAGGGGATCGCCGAAGCACTCGTTAAGAACGAGCAGGAGCATCACAGACTTCTCGCTGAACTCATAGCCAAGTACAAGGAGTGA
- a CDS encoding mechanosensitive ion channel family protein, producing MATLDKPLPYVGMKPVQVITAIVILIVGYIVAKIVVASFKRGLKKTKLPELVVEFLGRFLSALLYVAVILLAVRALGIAVGSVVLGLSAVIGLILGFGMQDTLTNLAAGVWIAALRPIDIGEVVEVAGKTGKVNSVGIMSTELLTPDNVLITVPNKLVWGSVITNYTRMPIRRVDVDVGVAYGTDLNRAIKIAVELMKNHPKVLDDPEPGVVITALADSSINLQLRAWTKTEDYWAVKGDLTKGIYESYMKEGIEIPFPQMDVHVKEMPQ from the coding sequence ATGGCAACTCTTGATAAACCGCTCCCCTACGTGGGGATGAAACCTGTTCAGGTGATAACCGCGATAGTTATCCTGATAGTTGGATACATCGTGGCAAAGATAGTGGTGGCCTCCTTCAAGAGAGGCTTAAAAAAGACGAAGCTCCCTGAGCTCGTCGTCGAGTTCCTTGGAAGGTTCCTGAGCGCGCTCCTCTACGTGGCGGTGATACTGTTAGCTGTGAGGGCGCTCGGCATCGCGGTTGGCTCTGTGGTTTTGGGCCTATCAGCTGTTATAGGCTTGATCCTGGGCTTCGGCATGCAGGACACGCTCACCAACTTGGCAGCGGGCGTGTGGATCGCAGCCCTCAGACCGATAGATATAGGCGAGGTCGTTGAGGTCGCTGGGAAGACCGGCAAAGTTAATTCTGTCGGCATAATGAGCACCGAGCTCTTAACCCCAGACAACGTGCTCATAACGGTCCCAAACAAACTTGTTTGGGGAAGCGTGATAACCAACTACACCCGGATGCCCATTAGGAGGGTGGACGTTGACGTCGGTGTTGCCTACGGAACCGACCTCAACAGGGCCATAAAGATAGCCGTGGAGCTCATGAAGAACCACCCGAAGGTTCTCGATGATCCAGAACCCGGCGTCGTCATAACCGCCCTTGCAGACTCGTCGATAAACCTCCAGCTTAGGGCGTGGACAAAGACGGAAGACTACTGGGCCGTCAAGGGAGACCTCACCAAGGGCATCTACGAGTCCTACATGAAGGAGGGCATTGAGATACCGTTCCCGCAGATGGACGTTCATGTGAAGGAAATGCCCCAGTGA
- a CDS encoding ZIP family metal transporter, protein MLEGFITNLSSWLLSISGGSLLVVAVYAGIFVALMTTFGALLAIFANRMPEWGVDVSLSFAAGVMIVASFTSLILPAIESTGKFTPAGVGILLGVLLIYAIDRFVPHEHLVKGYEGPKEFKEKLRVVWLIVLAVIIHNLPEGMAVGTSLVYDLKTGLITAIAIGIQDFPEGTVVSLPLATLQKKRLVPIIMGALSGVAEMIMVILGALLFTAFHSLLPYGLGMAGGAMLYVTVKEMIPEIYKREENETLVTLGFFIGFYVMLFLDSMLG, encoded by the coding sequence ATGCTGGAAGGGTTTATAACGAACCTCTCGTCGTGGCTTCTCTCAATCTCGGGCGGCAGTCTCCTGGTGGTGGCGGTCTACGCTGGTATATTCGTTGCACTGATGACAACTTTTGGGGCCCTGCTCGCAATATTCGCCAACAGAATGCCCGAGTGGGGCGTGGATGTCAGCCTATCCTTCGCCGCTGGAGTTATGATCGTTGCGAGCTTTACAAGCTTGATCCTGCCCGCGATAGAATCCACTGGGAAATTTACTCCAGCTGGCGTTGGAATCCTCTTGGGTGTTCTACTGATCTACGCCATCGATCGCTTCGTTCCCCATGAGCACCTAGTAAAGGGCTACGAAGGCCCCAAGGAGTTCAAGGAGAAGCTCAGAGTGGTGTGGCTTATTGTTCTGGCGGTCATCATCCACAACCTACCGGAAGGAATGGCGGTCGGGACTTCACTCGTTTATGACCTGAAGACAGGGTTAATAACCGCCATAGCCATCGGAATCCAGGACTTTCCTGAGGGGACTGTCGTCTCGCTTCCCCTAGCGACCCTCCAGAAGAAGCGCCTCGTCCCCATAATAATGGGCGCACTGAGCGGTGTCGCCGAGATGATTATGGTCATCCTCGGGGCTCTCCTCTTCACGGCCTTCCATTCTCTCTTACCATATGGACTTGGAATGGCAGGTGGGGCAATGCTCTACGTTACGGTGAAGGAGATGATACCCGAGATATACAAGAGGGAGGAAAACGAGACGTTAGTTACCCTCGGCTTCTTCATTGGGTTTTATGTGATGCTCTTCCTCGATTCGATGCTTGGGTAA
- a CDS encoding ferritin family protein: MVPPELEEGLPLEKMKDFSLEELLGMAIKAEIGARKFYESLAERIDIQELKEKIEWLAGEEKKHEELLRRIYANMFPGKEVIFPKEHIGPELQPVARELNGVQDIIDLIRWAMKAEEIAANFYAKLEEMVDTEEKKRLMRYLSDMEWGHYYNLKAEYELLLDWEMYGQMMHVGP; this comes from the coding sequence ATGGTTCCACCTGAACTTGAAGAGGGGCTTCCCCTCGAAAAGATGAAGGACTTCTCCCTCGAGGAGCTCCTCGGGATGGCCATAAAGGCCGAGATAGGAGCTAGAAAGTTCTACGAGAGCCTCGCCGAGAGGATCGACATCCAGGAGCTCAAGGAGAAGATAGAATGGCTGGCTGGGGAGGAAAAGAAGCACGAGGAGCTTCTGAGAAGGATCTACGCCAACATGTTCCCTGGGAAGGAGGTTATCTTCCCGAAGGAGCACATAGGGCCGGAGCTCCAGCCGGTAGCGAGGGAGCTGAACGGGGTGCAGGACATCATAGACCTCATCCGCTGGGCTATGAAGGCTGAGGAGATAGCGGCCAACTTCTACGCCAAGCTTGAGGAGATGGTAGATACCGAGGAGAAGAAGAGGCTCATGCGTTATCTGAGCGATATGGAGTGGGGCCACTACTACAACTTGAAAGCTGAATACGAGCTCCTCCTCGACTGGGAGATGTACGGCCAGATGATGCACGTCGGACCTTGA
- a CDS encoding FAD-dependent oxidoreductase: MGGGFIALELAGNIAKAGYRVRLVHRGGSLLRLDDKLTGILREKLEESGVEFYLNTNVLSADEKGLDTDKGHIADALKVCTFRIVPNKELAVRSGIHAGRGILIDERFRTSAKDVYAIGDCAEYGGTICGTAKCATGHAGVLANLLVGKEDSYDFTFRSALFKFGDLPLAIIGKTRGEGRWLDEGVKVFTDEERVVGAVVIGNPRRAFEIEKRIREGVEPTDL; this comes from the coding sequence TTGGGAGGAGGTTTTATAGCACTTGAGCTCGCGGGGAACATAGCTAAAGCAGGTTACAGAGTCAGGCTCGTTCACAGAGGGGGAAGCCTTCTCAGACTGGACGACAAACTCACGGGGATCCTTCGGGAGAAACTTGAGGAATCCGGCGTCGAGTTTTATCTCAACACAAACGTTCTGAGTGCAGATGAAAAGGGCCTGGACACCGATAAAGGGCATATCGCAGACGCACTCAAGGTATGTACCTTTAGGATAGTCCCCAACAAGGAGCTCGCAGTTAGAAGCGGAATACACGCAGGACGGGGAATCCTCATAGATGAGCGTTTCAGGACGTCTGCGAAGGACGTCTATGCGATAGGGGACTGTGCGGAGTACGGTGGAACAATCTGCGGCACCGCAAAATGTGCAACCGGCCATGCTGGCGTTCTGGCCAACCTTCTGGTTGGAAAGGAGGACAGTTATGACTTCACCTTCCGCTCGGCCCTCTTTAAGTTCGGTGATCTCCCCCTGGCAATCATTGGAAAAACCCGTGGGGAGGGCCGCTGGTTAGATGAGGGAGTCAAAGTTTTCACGGACGAGGAAAGGGTCGTTGGCGCCGTCGTTATCGGCAACCCGAGGCGGGCGTTCGAGATCGAGAAGAGAATACGGGAGGGCGTTGAGCCTACTGATCTCTAG
- a CDS encoding peroxiredoxin has translation MVVIGEKFPEVEVKTTHGVIKLPDYFAEQGKWFVLFSHPADFTPVCTTEFYGMQKRVDQFRELGVEPIGLSVDQVFSHIKWMEWIKENLGEEITFPIIADDRGDLAEKLGMIPSGATITARAVFVVDDKGVIRAIVYYPAEVGRDWDEILRLVKALKISDEKGVALPHKWPNNELIGDKVIVPPASNLEEKKAREEAKAKGEIECYDWWFCYKKLE, from the coding sequence ATGGTCGTCATAGGAGAAAAGTTCCCAGAGGTTGAGGTCAAGACCACCCACGGAGTGATAAAGCTCCCGGACTACTTCGCCGAGCAGGGCAAGTGGTTCGTTCTCTTCAGCCACCCGGCTGACTTCACCCCGGTCTGTACGACCGAGTTCTACGGCATGCAGAAGAGGGTTGACCAGTTCAGGGAGCTCGGCGTTGAGCCCATCGGACTCAGCGTTGACCAGGTCTTCAGCCACATCAAGTGGATGGAGTGGATCAAGGAGAACCTCGGCGAGGAGATAACCTTCCCGATCATCGCCGACGACAGGGGCGACCTTGCAGAGAAGCTCGGGATGATACCCAGCGGTGCCACCATAACCGCCAGGGCAGTCTTCGTCGTCGACGACAAGGGCGTCATAAGGGCCATCGTCTACTACCCGGCCGAGGTCGGCAGGGACTGGGACGAGATACTCCGCCTTGTCAAGGCCCTCAAGATCAGCGACGAGAAGGGCGTCGCCCTTCCGCACAAGTGGCCCAACAACGAGCTTATCGGCGACAAGGTTATCGTTCCACCTGCCAGCAACCTCGAGGAGAAGAAGGCCAGGGAAGAGGCCAAGGCCAAGGGCGAGATCGAGTGCTACGACTGGTGGTTCTGCTACAAGAAGCTCGAGTGA